One segment of Clostridium botulinum DNA contains the following:
- the pyk gene encoding pyruvate kinase has product MRKTKMICTIGPASEDREILEQVMLAGMNASRHNFSHGDHEEHRGRIEKVKELSKKLDKEIAIILDTKGPEIRTGKFEPNKVELVKGTEFTVYAGDMSVVGDTTKCAVTYEGLANDVKPGNTILIDDGLVGLTVKSVEGNAVICEVQNTGLVGTHKGVNVPGVSIQLPALTEKDKSDLIFGCEMGVTMIAASFVRKAADVVAIRKVLDENGGKNILICPKIENQEGVDNIDSILEISDAVMVARGDLGVEIPIEQVPAVQKMIIQKCNAAGKPVVTATQMLDSMIRNPRPTRAEVSDVANAILDGTDAIMLSGESANGTYPVEAVRTMAKIAAETEKQLAHKVAYSNDKSSMSEVISRAACNAANELEATAIISSTQTGATAKRISKSRPDCTIIAVTPDEVVAKQLAFSWGVYPIVADKMSSTDEMMTKSVEIAKEHNYVKNGDTVVLAAGVPVDKTGTTNLLKVSVVGE; this is encoded by the coding sequence ATGAGAAAGACTAAAATGATTTGTACTATTGGACCAGCAAGTGAAGACAGAGAAATATTAGAACAAGTAATGTTAGCAGGAATGAATGCTTCAAGACATAACTTTTCACACGGTGATCACGAAGAACATAGAGGAAGAATAGAAAAAGTTAAAGAATTATCAAAGAAACTTGATAAAGAAATAGCTATCATCCTTGATACAAAAGGACCAGAAATAAGAACTGGAAAATTCGAACCAAACAAAGTTGAATTAGTTAAAGGTACAGAATTTACAGTATATGCAGGAGATATGTCAGTAGTTGGAGACACTACAAAGTGTGCAGTTACTTACGAAGGATTAGCTAATGATGTTAAACCAGGAAACACTATCTTAATAGATGATGGTTTAGTAGGATTAACAGTTAAATCAGTAGAAGGAAACGCAGTTATCTGTGAAGTTCAAAATACTGGATTAGTTGGAACTCACAAAGGTGTTAATGTACCAGGAGTTTCAATCCAATTACCAGCTCTTACTGAAAAAGATAAATCAGATTTAATATTTGGTTGTGAAATGGGAGTTACTATGATTGCAGCTTCATTCGTAAGAAAAGCAGCTGACGTAGTAGCAATAAGAAAAGTTCTTGATGAAAATGGTGGAAAGAACATATTAATATGCCCTAAAATCGAAAACCAAGAAGGTGTTGATAACATCGATTCAATCTTAGAAATCTCAGATGCTGTAATGGTAGCTAGAGGAGATCTAGGTGTTGAAATTCCAATAGAACAAGTACCAGCAGTTCAAAAAATGATCATTCAAAAATGTAATGCAGCTGGAAAGCCAGTTGTTACTGCAACTCAAATGTTAGATTCTATGATCAGAAACCCAAGACCAACAAGAGCTGAAGTTTCAGATGTAGCTAACGCTATATTAGATGGTACTGATGCAATAATGTTATCAGGAGAAAGTGCTAACGGAACTTACCCAGTAGAAGCTGTTAGAACTATGGCTAAAATTGCTGCAGAAACTGAAAAGCAATTAGCTCATAAAGTTGCTTACTCAAATGATAAATCATCAATGTCAGAAGTAATTTCAAGAGCAGCATGTAATGCAGCTAATGAATTAGAAGCAACTGCTATAATTTCTTCAACTCAAACAGGAGCTACTGCTAAGAGAATATCTAAGTCTAGACCAGACTGTACAATCATAGCTGTTACTCCAGATGAAGTAGTAGCAAAACAATTAGCATTCTCATGGGGAGTTTACCCAATAGTTGCTGATAAAATGTCTTCAACTGACGAAATGATGACAAAATCAGTTGAAATAGCAAAAGAACATAACTATGTTAAAAATGGTGATACAGTAGTTTTAGCTGCTGGAGTTCCAGTTGATAAGACAGGAACAACTAACCTATTAAAAGTTAGCGTAGTAGGCGAATAA
- a CDS encoding TraX family protein has translation MESSLKRGITSFQLKLLGLILMTFDHMGAFLSVQTPVWFGWLGRPVATIFLFVSAEGYYYTRNKKKYISRLLIGYWIMNIGNYLLTRFVPVDGVELYANIFGGLFYGVLYMYLYDSLKNSIKDKNITSIIINIIAIITPFILSFLVTYLMNYNISLGILAFNIIPTPLIVEGGIMYIAMALVFHIFKDKKYFKIFFIAIISIFVFITSISLGDIFTLNYQWMMIFSIIPISLYNGKKGKSNKYLFYIYYPLHIYTLYLISYFIL, from the coding sequence ATGGAATCATCTTTAAAAAGGGGAATTACAAGTTTTCAATTAAAATTATTAGGATTAATTTTAATGACATTTGATCACATGGGAGCATTTTTATCAGTGCAAACTCCAGTATGGTTTGGCTGGCTAGGTAGACCCGTAGCAACAATATTTTTATTTGTAAGTGCTGAAGGATATTATTATACTCGTAATAAAAAGAAGTATATTAGTAGATTATTAATAGGGTATTGGATAATGAATATTGGAAATTATTTATTAACTAGATTTGTTCCAGTAGATGGGGTAGAACTGTATGCAAATATTTTTGGAGGATTATTTTATGGTGTATTATATATGTATTTATATGATTCATTAAAAAATAGTATAAAAGATAAGAATATTACAAGTATAATTATTAATATTATAGCAATTATAACACCATTTATTTTAAGTTTTTTAGTTACATATTTAATGAATTATAATATTTCTTTAGGAATATTAGCATTTAACATAATACCAACTCCACTTATTGTAGAGGGTGGAATTATGTATATTGCTATGGCTTTAGTATTTCATATATTCAAAGATAAAAAGTACTTTAAAATATTTTTTATTGCTATAATATCTATATTTGTTTTTATTACTAGTATTTCATTAGGTGATATTTTTACTCTTAATTATCAATGGATGATGATTTTTTCTATAATACCAATATCTTTGTATAATGGAAAAAAAGGAAAATCAAATAAATATTTATTTTATATTTATTATCCACTACACATTTATACATTATATTTAATAA
- a CDS encoding xanthine dehydrogenase family protein molybdopterin-binding subunit, giving the protein MEKISKSVVKRDHSSKISGKAIYVGDYEEDDILIGKMLRSTKAKAKIIDVKIPKLLDGYCYVDKTDVPGDNKVNIVKDDTPVYATDTVEYIGEPIGMVCGPNEEIVNKILSEIEVIYEELEPVINIRNFDTVFFDYSFGKGDVEKAFSEADKIYEEEFETGYQDQTYLETQGLMAEIMDGEKVYVHGSMQCPYYVKGAVMRAMNLGPDKVRIAQDATGGGFGGKEAFPSILACQVAVAAKKAGKKVRCIFDRREDLEFTSKRHPSLNTYKVAVKDGKVTAMDIDVKFNGGAYTTLSAVVLQRGIICANGIYNIPNLKVRGRAVKTNTTPSGAYRGFGAPQTFFSAEVMMNHIAKDLGKDSLEFKEMHLVKQGDSTSTSGKYHFPVPIPNMIERIDKACDFRRKHREYSNDQNGRYRKGIGISMYFHGAGFTGSGERDIIKAVAKLHKYSDGRVQILASNTDIGQGLRTTFPKIVAKELNIPLENVFYEYPDTDVVPDSGPTVASRSLMTVGELLRRAAIKLRGQWVEGEEQIIEEHYKEPDFMIPFYIDKFQGDAYPTYSWAVNAIEVEVDTYTGLAKILGAYGCFDIGTPMDYNIAVGQMEGGFLQGIGYASTEYMVADAKGRIRNNSFSDYIIPTAVDVPNLKVDMYVDEKYPYGPYGAKGAGELPLVGAPGAYAEAIEQALGHGAKVNHAPFTAEDTIKVLSEERE; this is encoded by the coding sequence ATGGAGAAAATTAGTAAATCAGTGGTTAAAAGAGACCATAGTTCAAAAATTTCAGGAAAAGCTATCTACGTAGGAGATTATGAAGAAGATGATATTTTAATAGGTAAAATGCTAAGGTCAACAAAAGCAAAAGCAAAAATTATTGATGTTAAAATTCCTAAATTATTAGATGGATATTGTTATGTTGACAAAACAGATGTACCTGGGGATAACAAGGTTAACATAGTTAAAGACGATACACCTGTTTATGCAACAGATACAGTAGAATATATCGGAGAGCCTATAGGAATGGTTTGTGGGCCTAACGAAGAAATTGTAAATAAAATATTATCTGAAATTGAAGTTATATATGAAGAATTAGAACCAGTTATTAATATAAGAAACTTTGATACAGTTTTTTTTGATTATAGCTTTGGAAAGGGAGATGTTGAAAAAGCATTTTCAGAGGCAGATAAAATATATGAAGAAGAATTCGAAACAGGTTATCAAGATCAGACTTATTTAGAGACTCAAGGGCTCATGGCTGAAATTATGGATGGTGAAAAGGTTTACGTACATGGATCTATGCAATGCCCATATTATGTTAAAGGTGCAGTTATGAGAGCAATGAATCTTGGACCAGATAAAGTTAGAATAGCACAAGATGCTACAGGTGGTGGATTTGGAGGAAAAGAAGCATTCCCATCTATCTTAGCATGTCAAGTTGCTGTAGCTGCAAAAAAGGCTGGAAAAAAAGTTCGTTGTATATTTGATAGAAGAGAAGATTTAGAGTTTACATCAAAGCGACATCCTTCTTTAAATACTTATAAAGTAGCTGTAAAGGATGGAAAAGTTACAGCTATGGATATAGATGTAAAATTCAATGGAGGAGCTTATACAACTTTATCAGCAGTTGTTCTTCAAAGGGGTATTATATGCGCAAATGGTATTTATAATATTCCAAACCTTAAAGTGCGTGGAAGAGCAGTAAAAACTAATACAACTCCTAGTGGAGCGTATAGGGGATTTGGAGCACCACAAACTTTTTTCTCTGCTGAAGTGATGATGAATCATATTGCAAAGGATTTAGGAAAAGACTCTTTAGAATTTAAGGAAATGCATTTAGTAAAACAAGGAGATAGTACTTCAACTTCTGGTAAATATCATTTTCCAGTACCAATTCCAAATATGATTGAACGCATCGATAAAGCTTGTGACTTTAGAAGAAAACATAGAGAATATTCTAATGATCAAAATGGAAGATATCGAAAAGGTATAGGAATTTCTATGTATTTTCATGGAGCTGGTTTTACAGGATCAGGTGAAAGAGACATTATTAAGGCAGTAGCTAAATTGCATAAATACTCTGATGGAAGAGTTCAAATACTTGCTTCAAATACAGATATAGGACAAGGTCTTCGTACAACTTTTCCTAAGATAGTAGCAAAAGAGTTAAATATTCCTCTAGAAAATGTATTTTATGAGTATCCAGATACTGATGTAGTACCTGATTCAGGTCCTACAGTTGCCTCTCGTAGTTTAATGACTGTTGGGGAACTTTTACGTCGTGCAGCTATAAAACTTCGTGGACAATGGGTAGAGGGAGAAGAGCAAATTATAGAAGAGCATTATAAGGAACCAGATTTTATGATTCCATTTTATATTGATAAATTTCAAGGTGATGCTTATCCAACTTATTCATGGGCAGTTAATGCAATAGAGGTTGAAGTTGATACTTATACAGGACTTGCAAAGATACTAGGAGCATATGGATGCTTTGATATAGGAACACCTATGGATTATAACATTGCTGTTGGTCAAATGGAAGGTGGATTTTTACAAGGTATAGGATATGCTTCAACAGAATATATGGTGGCAGATGCTAAAGGGCGTATCAGAAACAACTCTTTCTCAGATTATATTATACCAACAGCAGTTGATGTACCTAATCTTAAAGTAGATATGTATGTAGATGAAAAATATCCTTATGGACCTTATGGAGCTAAGGGTGCAGGAGAGTTACCTTTAGTTGGAGCACCAGGGGCTTATGCTGAAGCTATTGAACAAGCACTTGGACATGGAGCAAAGGTTAATCATGCACCATTTACAGCAGAGGATACAATAAAAGTTTTAAGCGAGGAGAGAGAGTAA
- a CDS encoding FAD binding domain-containing protein: MVNGFMPKSLKEALDIRSNYDVVPYGGGTDLMIEGQKDVNYLFLNKVPEMKCIVEDEEYIRIGGSCTFTEVLESDIVPEIMKQAVSKIAAPAIRNSGTMAGNIGNGSAKADSVLIEYVTDAKILLASASKTRIVKIEDFYKGRKELDLGKDELIVEILLPKTGLENYYYKKIGARNALAISRVSFAGIIKIDDEIIKDIAIAFGAVSGTVLRFKELEKMMIGKTLLEASKIKEDFVDAYKQKIIPTKGRVSAEYRKRVCINLIKDFLNEKSI; this comes from the coding sequence ATGGTAAATGGTTTTATGCCTAAATCTTTAAAAGAAGCTTTAGATATTCGTTCAAATTATGATGTTGTTCCATATGGTGGGGGAACAGATTTAATGATTGAAGGACAAAAAGATGTTAACTATTTGTTTTTAAATAAAGTTCCTGAAATGAAATGTATTGTTGAAGATGAAGAGTATATCAGAATAGGAGGATCATGTACGTTTACTGAAGTGTTAGAATCTGATATTGTTCCTGAAATTATGAAACAAGCTGTTTCAAAAATTGCAGCTCCTGCTATAAGAAACTCTGGAACTATGGCAGGCAATATAGGAAATGGTTCAGCAAAGGCAGATTCTGTATTGATTGAATATGTTACAGATGCAAAAATATTATTAGCATCAGCCTCAAAGACTAGAATAGTTAAAATTGAGGATTTTTATAAAGGAAGAAAAGAGCTGGATTTAGGAAAAGATGAGTTGATTGTAGAAATTCTATTGCCTAAAACTGGTCTAGAAAATTATTATTATAAAAAAATAGGTGCTAGAAATGCATTAGCTATCTCTCGTGTTTCATTTGCTGGAATAATAAAAATTGATGATGAAATAATAAAAGATATTGCAATTGCTTTTGGAGCAGTGTCAGGTACAGTATTAAGATTTAAAGAATTAGAGAAAATGATGATAGGCAAAACACTACTGGAGGCAAGCAAGATAAAAGAAGATTTTGTTGATGCATATAAACAAAAAATTATACCTACAAAGGGTAGAGTTTCAGCAGAATATAGAAAAAGGGTATGTATTAATTTAATAAAGGATTTCTTAAATGAGAAAAGTATATAA
- a CDS encoding helix-turn-helix domain-containing protein, with product MAIVVNLDVMMAKRKISLQDLAERVGITNANLSILKNNKAKAIRFSTLESICKELKCQPGDILEYVED from the coding sequence ATGGCGATAGTAGTAAATTTGGATGTAATGATGGCTAAAAGAAAAATATCTCTTCAAGACTTAGCTGAAAGAGTTGGAATAACCAATGCCAATCTATCTATATTAAAAAACAATAAGGCAAAGGCAATAAGATTTTCTACTTTAGAATCTATATGTAAAGAACTTAAATGTCAGCCTGGTGATATTTTAGAATATGTAGAAGATTAA
- a CDS encoding pseudouridine synthase gives MRLDKFLAESAIGRRKIVRTYIKDGMVKVNGKIITEPSLDINEKLDDVEYLGKKVIHNGKVYYMFNKPAGCVTATRDNVHKTVFDYFHEDMNGVFHVGRLDKDTEGLLLLTNDGEFEHKVMYPEKHVEKTYFFWALGSFDDEDKKQLEEGIFIGNNESLTKPAKIDVHKSGLYKEFKEEIPIKNLENKDHQLVVSGYLTISEGQKHQVKRMLKAVGCYVIYLKRISIGGLKLDESLKMGDYRDLTKKEIERIFE, from the coding sequence ATGAGATTAGATAAATTTTTGGCAGAATCAGCTATTGGTAGAAGAAAAATTGTTAGAACTTATATTAAAGATGGAATGGTAAAGGTAAATGGTAAAATTATAACTGAACCTTCATTAGATATTAATGAAAAACTTGATGATGTAGAATACCTTGGAAAAAAAGTTATTCATAATGGTAAAGTATATTATATGTTTAATAAGCCTGCTGGGTGTGTAACTGCCACGAGAGACAATGTACATAAAACCGTATTTGATTATTTTCATGAAGATATGAATGGAGTATTTCATGTTGGAAGATTAGATAAAGATACAGAAGGTTTATTGCTACTTACTAATGATGGTGAGTTTGAGCATAAAGTAATGTATCCAGAAAAACATGTTGAAAAAACATATTTTTTTTGGGCATTAGGTTCTTTTGATGATGAAGATAAAAAGCAATTAGAAGAAGGCATTTTTATTGGAAATAATGAATCATTAACAAAGCCTGCAAAAATAGACGTACATAAATCAGGATTATATAAAGAATTTAAAGAGGAAATTCCTATTAAAAATTTAGAAAATAAGGATCATCAGCTTGTTGTTTCAGGATATCTTACTATTTCAGAGGGGCAAAAACATCAGGTTAAACGAATGTTAAAGGCAGTAGGTTGTTATGTAATATATTTGAAAAGAATATCTATTGGTGGATTAAAGTTAGATGAATCTTTAAAAATGGGTGATTATAGGGATTTAACAAAGAAAGAAATTGAAAGAATATTTGAATAA
- a CDS encoding NTP transferase domain-containing protein: protein MNNTGGIIVAAGKIDDNGGVSPLFQIGSISIIKRIILTFQQAKISPIVVITGYQSLEVEQHLADYEVIFLKNENYDSTEKFDSAKIGLNFLKDKCKQVVFTSATIPMYTSNTLSKLIKTDKKLIVPSYKGRAGHPLLINCNLITKIVEYNGKEGMRGAINSIGIIKEYLEVEDEGIILEADEIEKLDGVLQYYNDKLLHPFIRISIEKESLFFNSRAKLLLLLIQETHSVKRACKHMALSYGKAWNMLNEMEKSLGYNVVERRHGGRRGGKTNLTLEGEDFLEKYQRYEDDIRQYASKRFYDIFKEVK, encoded by the coding sequence ATGAATAATACAGGTGGAATTATTGTAGCGGCAGGAAAGATAGATGATAATGGTGGAGTATCTCCACTTTTTCAAATAGGTTCAATATCCATTATAAAACGCATTATTTTGACATTTCAACAAGCTAAAATATCTCCTATTGTTGTAATTACAGGTTATCAGTCACTAGAGGTTGAACAGCATTTAGCAGATTATGAAGTTATATTTTTAAAGAATGAGAACTATGATTCTACTGAGAAATTTGATTCTGCTAAAATAGGACTAAATTTTTTAAAAGATAAATGTAAACAAGTTGTTTTTACATCAGCAACAATTCCAATGTATACTTCAAATACTTTAAGTAAACTTATAAAAACAGACAAGAAGTTAATAGTTCCATCTTATAAAGGAAGAGCAGGTCATCCATTACTTATAAATTGTAATTTAATTACTAAGATTGTTGAATACAATGGTAAAGAAGGAATGCGTGGAGCTATTAATAGTATAGGAATTATAAAAGAGTATTTAGAAGTAGAAGATGAAGGAATTATTTTGGAAGCAGATGAAATAGAAAAATTGGATGGAGTTTTACAATATTATAATGATAAATTATTACATCCTTTTATACGTATTAGCATTGAAAAAGAGTCATTGTTTTTTAATTCTAGAGCAAAGTTGTTATTACTTTTAATTCAAGAAACACATTCTGTAAAAAGAGCATGCAAACATATGGCACTTTCTTATGGAAAGGCATGGAATATGTTAAATGAAATGGAAAAATCATTAGGATATAATGTTGTTGAGAGACGCCATGGTGGAAGGAGAGGTGGAAAAACAAACTTAACTCTAGAAGGAGAAGATTTTTTGGAAAAATATCAAAGGTATGAAGATGATATTAGACAATATGCATCTAAACGTTTCTATGATATTTTTAAAGAAGTTAAATAG
- the rlmD gene encoding 23S rRNA (uracil(1939)-C(5))-methyltransferase RlmD has product MIEKNKEYILDILSQGYEGEGVAKIDGYPVFIQGALQGEKIRTKIIKVKKSYAYGKIEEIINTSEDREEPKCSNYKRCGGCSIQHMNYKKQLDFKWERVKDCIEKIGGLSKDLVKYPLGMESNPYRYRNKVQLPIGKINNEVVIGFYAPRSHDIIDLDYCLIQDKIADDVANITKQWIKKNNIEPATLDGQFNPNGILKHLMIRRGFKTDEVMVVLVATTSNIPHLDEFKNIILESIKGIKSIVLNINPKNTNVILGEECITLYGEDTIKDYIGEFKFNISPLSFFQVNPIQTEILYNKALEYAELTENETVFDAYCGTGTITLFLSQKAKKVYGVEIIEPAIINAKENAKLNNVDNVEFFVGKSEEVIPTLINDGIKADIVVVDPPRKGCDIKLLEAIEKVKPKKVVYVSCDPSTLSRDLKILDEKGYKVVEIQPVDMFPQTSHIENVVKLIKK; this is encoded by the coding sequence TTGATAGAAAAAAATAAAGAATACATTTTAGATATATTATCACAAGGATATGAAGGCGAAGGAGTTGCTAAAATAGACGGGTATCCTGTATTTATTCAAGGTGCTTTACAAGGTGAAAAAATTAGAACTAAAATTATAAAAGTTAAGAAGAGTTATGCATATGGCAAGATTGAAGAAATAATTAATACATCAGAGGATAGAGAAGAGCCTAAGTGTTCAAATTATAAGAGATGTGGTGGATGTTCTATTCAACATATGAATTATAAAAAACAATTAGATTTTAAATGGGAAAGAGTAAAAGATTGTATAGAAAAAATTGGTGGCTTATCAAAAGATTTAGTTAAGTATCCATTAGGAATGGAATCTAATCCATATAGATACAGAAATAAAGTTCAACTTCCAATTGGAAAAATTAATAATGAGGTTGTAATTGGATTTTATGCACCAAGAAGTCATGACATAATAGATTTAGATTATTGTTTAATTCAAGACAAAATTGCAGATGATGTAGCCAATATTACAAAACAATGGATTAAGAAAAATAATATTGAACCAGCAACATTAGATGGACAATTTAATCCTAATGGAATTTTGAAACATTTGATGATAAGAAGAGGCTTTAAAACAGATGAAGTAATGGTTGTCCTTGTTGCTACCACTTCAAATATTCCTCATTTAGATGAATTTAAAAATATAATATTAGAAAGTATAAAAGGAATAAAGAGTATAGTATTAAATATAAATCCTAAAAATACAAATGTTATTTTGGGAGAAGAATGTATAACATTATACGGAGAAGATACTATTAAAGATTACATAGGAGAATTTAAATTTAATATATCTCCATTATCATTTTTTCAGGTTAATCCAATTCAAACTGAAATATTATACAATAAAGCACTGGAATATGCAGAGTTAACAGAAAATGAAACTGTTTTTGATGCATATTGTGGAACTGGAACAATAACCTTATTTTTATCTCAAAAAGCAAAAAAAGTGTACGGTGTTGAGATAATAGAACCAGCAATTATTAACGCTAAAGAAAATGCTAAGCTTAATAATGTGGATAATGTAGAATTTTTTGTGGGTAAGTCTGAAGAAGTAATACCTACTCTTATAAATGATGGAATAAAAGCTGATATAGTAGTTGTAGATCCGCCAAGAAAAGGTTGCGATATTAAACTATTAGAAGCTATTGAAAAAGTGAAGCCTAAAAAAGTAGTTTATGTTTCATGTGATCCAAGTACATTATCTAGAGATTTAAAAATCTTAGATGAAAAAGGATACAAGGTTGTTGAAATTCAGCCAGTAGATATGTTTCCACAAACTTCTCATATTGAAAATGTAGTAAAACTAATAAAAAAATAG
- a CDS encoding DUF1540 domain-containing protein yields MTMLNCAAMSCVHNEAGMCQAGYILIEGNDSTTTLETKCSSYKPNKFINQVKALANTNYVGEVMQLFSSMDEVKMNPQINCQAVNCFFNSSGKCESRNIAISVDKNDQFKAMCETFVK; encoded by the coding sequence ATGACTATGTTAAATTGTGCAGCCATGAGTTGTGTACATAATGAAGCTGGAATGTGTCAAGCAGGATATATATTAATTGAAGGAAATGATTCAACAACAACATTAGAAACAAAATGTTCTAGCTATAAGCCAAATAAGTTTATTAACCAAGTAAAGGCACTTGCTAATACTAACTATGTTGGAGAAGTAATGCAATTATTCTCTTCGATGGATGAAGTAAAGATGAATCCTCAAATTAATTGTCAGGCAGTAAATTGCTTTTTTAATTCTTCTGGAAAATGTGAATCAAGAAACATAGCTATTTCTGTTGATAAAAATGATCAGTTTAAAGCTATGTGTGAAACTTTTGTAAAATAA
- a CDS encoding DUF3955 domain-containing protein — protein MKKYILSIIPFVLAMGCVMAYNIIGSEVAPDGTLIEPFFLIPIGYIFVLISVVSLIISGVISMRNYYKKIR, from the coding sequence ATGAAAAAATATATTTTATCAATTATACCTTTTGTTTTAGCAATGGGATGTGTTATGGCTTATAATATTATTGGAAGTGAAGTGGCACCGGATGGAACTCTTATTGAACCATTTTTCTTAATACCAATAGGATATATTTTTGTATTGATTAGCGTAGTTTCACTAATAATTAGTGGAGTAATTAGTATGAGAAATTACTATAAAAAAATAAGATAA
- a CDS encoding DUF2975 domain-containing protein: MKLYGKKSISEILVILLNIVILVGAIITFNVYYNTFWINKDILAKSDGLIIAFLLTIGVICTFLIAIDLKKVAKTLVNKNPFTINNIKNLNKIAIECFIISGCYIGNIFYNINKYSYRFIYIDNRGIHTDTEPVIFFVAGIFLLILASVFKQALKYKEENDYTI, encoded by the coding sequence ATGAAACTATATGGAAAAAAGTCTATATCAGAAATTTTAGTAATTTTATTAAATATAGTAATTTTAGTTGGTGCAATAATAACTTTTAATGTTTATTATAATACTTTCTGGATTAATAAAGATATATTGGCTAAGTCAGATGGACTTATTATAGCTTTTTTATTAACTATTGGAGTTATCTGTACCTTTTTAATAGCAATAGATTTGAAAAAAGTGGCAAAAACATTAGTAAATAAAAACCCTTTTACGATAAATAATATAAAAAATTTAAATAAAATAGCAATAGAATGTTTTATCATTTCAGGATGTTATATTGGAAATATATTTTATAATATTAATAAGTATAGTTATAGATTTATTTATATAGATAATAGAGGAATACATACGGATACAGAACCAGTAATATTTTTTGTAGCAGGAATTTTTCTGCTAATTTTGGCGTCTGTATTTAAGCAAGCGCTTAAGTATAAAGAAGAAAATGATTATACAATTTAG
- a CDS encoding (2Fe-2S)-binding protein, whose translation MSNNITFKLNGNEVTYDGNATDRLLDVLRDYYHLKGVKCGCKEGECGACSILMDGELINSCMVAMGRCEGSEIVTIEGFRETERFKVIDKAYADVSAVQCGYCIPGMVLATEAILSKTPNPTLEQIREGISGNLCRCTGYNAIVKAIKISAEEGKGLW comes from the coding sequence ATGAGTAATAATATAACATTCAAATTAAATGGTAACGAGGTAACATATGATGGAAATGCTACTGATAGACTATTAGATGTTCTTAGAGATTATTATCATTTAAAGGGAGTAAAATGTGGTTGCAAAGAAGGTGAATGTGGAGCATGTTCTATTCTTATGGATGGTGAATTAATTAATTCTTGCATGGTAGCAATGGGAAGATGTGAAGGAAGTGAAATTGTTACTATAGAAGGTTTTAGAGAAACAGAACGTTTTAAAGTAATAGATAAAGCTTATGCTGATGTATCAGCAGTGCAATGCGGATATTGTATTCCAGGAATGGTTTTAGCCACAGAAGCTATATTATCTAAGACTCCAAATCCTACATTAGAACAAATTAGAGAAGGTATTTCTGGAAATCTGTGTCGTTGCACAGGATATAATGCTATTGTAAAGGCAATTAAAATCTCAGCAGAGGAGGGAAAAGGATTATGGTAA